From one Candidatus Binatia bacterium genomic stretch:
- a CDS encoding GIY-YIG nuclease family protein, which yields MDRQDILDTIRRSANANGGIPPGEDRLAQLGIPAAAWGKYWSRISAAHREAGVKPNRAHEPHPEVDALARLASLTQELGALPTSRDRIVKHHQDTAFPSERVYKRLGPTAKLVSRLIEYSRSHPGNDDVLTICTAHPSQTAVPAPEKSSAVTFGTVYLLKGPGRRFKIGRTNAFGRRRRELGIQLPFETRKVHVIETDDPEGVEAYWHQRFAAQRINSEWFELDADSVAAFKRWKRLR from the coding sequence ATGGATCGGCAGGACATCCTTGACACGATCCGCCGGAGTGCCAACGCCAACGGCGGAATCCCCCCTGGCGAGGACCGGCTCGCCCAGCTCGGCATACCTGCCGCAGCGTGGGGGAAGTACTGGTCGCGGATCAGCGCGGCGCACCGCGAAGCTGGCGTCAAGCCCAATCGAGCGCATGAGCCTCATCCCGAGGTGGATGCTCTCGCCCGCCTCGCCAGCCTTACGCAGGAGCTTGGAGCGTTGCCGACGTCCCGTGATCGAATCGTGAAGCACCACCAGGATACAGCTTTCCCAAGTGAGCGCGTGTACAAGCGTCTCGGGCCGACCGCCAAGCTGGTATCACGGCTCATCGAGTACTCACGGTCCCATCCTGGTAACGACGACGTACTCACGATCTGCACGGCCCATCCGAGCCAGACAGCGGTGCCGGCACCCGAGAAGTCGTCCGCGGTCACCTTCGGAACTGTCTACTTGCTCAAAGGGCCGGGTCGACGATTCAAGATTGGACGAACGAACGCTTTCGGCAGGCGCAGACGAGAGCTTGGCATCCAGCTGCCATTCGAGACGCGCAAGGTGCATGTGATTGAGACCGATGATCCCGAGGGCGTGGAGGCATACTGGCACCAGCGCTTCGCCGCACAACGCATCAACAGCGAGTGGTTCGAACTCGATGCCGACTCTGTGGCTGCCTTCAAGCGGTGGAAGCGCTTGCGATAG
- a CDS encoding alpha/beta hydrolase, whose translation MPLRSKDALKVNYTDDGAGESVVLIHSSVSGNRQWRPLVDALKDGYRVLAVNLFGYGETTPWPNTSPQSLYAQAQLVLALCEDIEGPVHLVGHSFGASVAMKATSLLTHRVGKLVLLEPNPFYLLKQHGRTEAFLESRALRDHVKCFGSLGDWPKVAERFADYWLGDGSWAAMPEKRRQAFVASLPPNFHEWDAVMSEETTVAEWNRVTAKTLVVSAVDTRRPIREIVEILSRSCPSWSFAQLPEGGHMAPLTRPDLVNPIVRRFLDADAP comes from the coding sequence TTGCCACTCCGTTCGAAGGACGCGCTGAAAGTTAACTATACCGACGATGGCGCGGGCGAAAGCGTTGTTCTGATCCATAGCTCGGTGAGTGGCAACCGTCAGTGGCGACCTCTCGTCGACGCGCTAAAGGACGGCTATCGCGTCTTGGCGGTTAACCTGTTCGGGTACGGCGAAACGACTCCTTGGCCCAACACGTCCCCGCAGTCGCTTTACGCGCAGGCTCAGCTTGTACTCGCGCTATGCGAGGACATCGAAGGTCCTGTCCACCTCGTCGGCCATTCCTTCGGCGCGTCCGTGGCGATGAAGGCCACGTCTCTTCTCACCCACCGAGTCGGCAAACTCGTGCTGCTTGAGCCCAATCCGTTTTATCTCCTCAAGCAGCACGGCCGCACGGAGGCATTCTTGGAGTCTCGCGCGTTGCGCGACCATGTGAAGTGTTTTGGTTCCCTCGGTGACTGGCCGAAAGTCGCCGAGAGGTTCGCAGACTACTGGTTGGGTGATGGGTCGTGGGCGGCAATGCCAGAAAAACGGCGGCAGGCCTTCGTTGCCTCGCTGCCGCCGAACTTCCATGAGTGGGACGCGGTAATGAGCGAGGAGACGACGGTTGCCGAATGGAACCGCGTGACTGCCAAGACATTGGTCGTAAGCGCGGTTGACACCCGGCGTCCCATCCGAGAGATTGTTGAGATTCTTTCCCGCTCGTGCCCCAGTTGGTCGTTTGCGCAATTGCCGGAAGGTGGACACATGGCGCCGCTCACGCGTCCGGACCTGGTAAACCCGATCGTGAGGCGATTCCTTGATGCAGATGCACCGTGA
- a CDS encoding TIR domain-containing protein: MMEKHKLYANTRFSEDVLRAGASAFRSRVPLSGKEAERLFLTVEVDGADWHHDSEEEFFADYRRSARGAVFQLERSGGRLRLQAFSASVHVAVGAPDRSQVEAISAVFEQAAERCALSKPLKPPPPRPIRPTIFLGHGQSPLWRDLKDHLHEKHGYLVEAYEIGARAGHAIRDALQDMLAKSAFAFLVMTGEDEMAGGGTRARQNVVHEAGLFQGRLGFRRAIVLLEEGTEEFSNIHGIEQIRFSKGNIKETFGEVLATIRREFPWVA; encoded by the coding sequence ATGATGGAGAAACACAAGCTGTACGCGAATACTCGGTTCTCAGAAGACGTTCTCCGGGCGGGAGCCTCAGCATTTCGCTCCCGCGTGCCGCTCAGCGGTAAGGAGGCCGAGCGGCTATTCCTGACAGTGGAGGTCGACGGGGCAGACTGGCATCACGACTCGGAGGAGGAGTTCTTCGCGGATTACCGCCGCTCAGCACGTGGTGCAGTCTTTCAGCTTGAGCGCTCGGGCGGCCGCCTCCGGCTCCAGGCCTTCAGCGCGTCCGTGCACGTGGCGGTCGGGGCGCCGGATCGGTCACAGGTTGAGGCAATCTCAGCGGTCTTCGAGCAGGCGGCCGAGCGCTGCGCCTTGTCTAAGCCGCTGAAACCGCCGCCCCCGCGGCCGATTCGGCCTACGATCTTCCTGGGTCACGGTCAGAGTCCTCTCTGGCGGGATCTTAAGGACCATCTTCACGAGAAGCATGGATACCTCGTTGAAGCGTACGAGATCGGCGCCAGAGCCGGTCATGCTATCCGTGATGCCCTGCAAGATATGCTCGCAAAGAGCGCCTTCGCGTTTCTGGTGATGACCGGCGAAGACGAAATGGCGGGTGGGGGAACACGTGCGCGCCAGAACGTCGTCCATGAGGCCGGCCTGTTCCAAGGCAGATTAGGATTTCGCCGCGCAATCGTGCTCCTGGAGGAGGGAACGGAGGAGTTCTCGAACATTCACGGCATCGAGCAGATCCGCTTCTCGAAGGGAAACATCAAAGAGACGTTCGGTGAAGTACTGGCCACCATCCGCCGAGAGTTCCCGTGGGTGGCCTAA